A genomic window from Schistocerca serialis cubense isolate TAMUIC-IGC-003099 chromosome 4, iqSchSeri2.2, whole genome shotgun sequence includes:
- the LOC126473683 gene encoding exosome complex component RRP42: protein MAEVLLSTAEKTYILHGVDEDFRTDGRNRRTYRPIELETEVVIHANGSARLRLANTDILVGVKTEIDTPFPERPNEGKIEFFVDCSANATPAFEGRGGEDLATEISASLARAYMSSQVFNLSPLIITPGVHCWKLYVDILILECGGNLFDAVSLAVKAALHNTRVPKVENEGKDGDEEMLVLSQNYNDCTHLDVSNTPVLITLCKIGDNCVVDPTAEEEACSVASVVIAVTESGLVTSVFKTGEGSLSPQTFRDALIEGRDIGYNLNKTLKNALLREAEKGNEGGVYEPYGFLK, encoded by the coding sequence ATGGCGGAAGTACTCCTGAGTACAGCAGAAAAGACTTACATTTTGCACGGTGTTGACGAGGATTTTAGAACGGACGGGAGGAACAGACGAACTTACAGACCCATCGAATTAGAAACAGAAGTGGTAATTCATGCAAATGGTTCGGCTCGCTTGCGCTTAGCAAACACCGATATTTTAGTGGGCGTAAAAACAGAAATTGACACTCCTTTCCCCGAAAGACCAAACGAGGGAAAGATAGAATTTTTCGTTGACTGCTCTGCAAATGCGACGCCAGCATTCGAAGGCAGAGGAGGTGAAGACCTAGCCACAGAAATTAGTGCAAGTTTGGCAAGAGCGTACATGTCCTCACAAGTTTTCAACCTATCGCCTTTGATAATTACACCTGGTGTTCATTGCTGGAAGCTATATGTTGACATTCTTATCTTAGAATGTGGAGGTAACCTTTTTGATGCAGTCTCATTGGCAGTTAAAGCAGCCTTGCACAATACCAGAGTGCCAAAAGTCGAAAATGAAGGAAAGGATGGTGACGAGGAAATGCTTGTGTTATCGCAGAATTATAACGACTGTACTCATTTGGATGTTTCAAATACTCCTGTTCTAATTACACTTTGTAAAATTGGCGATAACTGCGTAGTTGATCCGACAGCCGAAGAAGAAGCGTGTAGCGTTGCAAGTGTGGTCATAGCAGTAACTGAATCCGGGTTAGTTACCTCAGTTTTCAAGACTGGAGAAGGAAGCCTGAGCCCCCAAACTTTTCGGGATGCTCTAATTGAAGGCAGAGACATAGGCTACAATCTTAACAAGACACTGAAGAATGCATTACTTAGAGAAGCAGAAAAGGGAAATGAAGGAGGAGTGTATGAACCATACGGATTTTTAAAATAG